One genomic segment of Devosia sp. includes these proteins:
- a CDS encoding phosphoserine transaminase: MADTPQTAPAVKPTNPNFSSGPCSKRPGWTIDVLAGALTGRSHRAKPAKARIQEAIDLTRQLLEVPADYRIGIVPASDTGAVEMFLWSALGARGVDMLAWESFGAGWVTDVQKQLKLSDVRVLEAPYGELPDLGQVDFNRDVVFTWNGTTSGVRVPNADWIPADRQGLTICDATSAAFAQNLDFKKLDVVTFSWQKALGGEAAHGVLILSPRAVERLETYKPDRPLPKIFRMTKGGKLIEGIFKAETINTVSMLCIEDAVDAMKWGVDIGGLKAMQARADANAKVLADWVARTGWVDFLARNEGERSNTSVCLVIADPDIKALDADAQAAFAKAIVSRLDKEAVAYDIGGYRDAPTGLRIWTGSTIEAADLEKLTPWLDWAFGQEKAALKSAA, from the coding sequence ATGGCTGATACGCCCCAAACCGCACCGGCGGTCAAACCGACTAATCCTAATTTCTCGTCGGGTCCCTGCTCCAAGCGTCCGGGTTGGACGATTGATGTGCTTGCCGGCGCGCTGACCGGTCGCTCGCACCGCGCCAAGCCTGCCAAGGCGCGCATCCAGGAAGCCATCGACCTGACCCGCCAGCTCCTTGAAGTTCCGGCCGATTACCGCATCGGCATCGTCCCCGCCTCCGATACCGGCGCCGTCGAAATGTTCCTCTGGAGCGCTCTTGGCGCCCGGGGCGTCGACATGCTGGCCTGGGAGAGTTTTGGTGCCGGCTGGGTCACCGACGTGCAGAAGCAGCTCAAGCTGAGCGATGTCCGGGTGCTTGAAGCGCCCTATGGCGAACTGCCCGATCTCGGCCAGGTCGATTTCAACCGTGATGTCGTCTTTACCTGGAACGGCACCACTTCCGGCGTCCGCGTCCCCAATGCCGACTGGATCCCGGCCGATCGGCAGGGCCTGACCATCTGCGACGCCACCTCGGCCGCTTTCGCCCAGAACCTCGATTTCAAAAAGCTCGATGTCGTGACCTTCTCCTGGCAGAAGGCTCTCGGTGGCGAAGCCGCGCATGGCGTGCTGATCCTGTCGCCGCGCGCTGTCGAACGCCTGGAAACCTATAAGCCCGACCGGCCCCTGCCCAAGATCTTCCGCATGACCAAGGGCGGCAAGCTCATCGAAGGCATCTTCAAGGCCGAGACCATCAACACCGTCTCGATGCTCTGCATCGAGGACGCCGTCGACGCCATGAAATGGGGCGTCGACATCGGTGGGCTCAAGGCCATGCAGGCCCGCGCCGACGCCAACGCCAAGGTTCTGGCCGACTGGGTCGCCCGGACCGGCTGGGTCGATTTCCTGGCCAGGAACGAAGGCGAGCGGTCCAATACCTCGGTGTGCCTCGTCATCGCCGATCCGGACATCAAGGCTCTCGACGCCGACGCCCAGGCCGCTTTCGCCAAGGCCATCGTCTCGCGCCTCGACAAGGAAGCGGTCGCCTATGACATCGGCGGCTACCGCGATGCACCGACGGGTCTGCGTATCTGGACCGGCTCGACGATCGAGGCCGCCGATCTCGAAAAGCTGACCCCGTGGCTGGACTGGGCCTTTGGCCAGGAAAAAGCTGCCCTCAAGTCCGCTGCCTGA
- a CDS encoding LytS/YhcK type 5TM receptor domain-containing protein, with protein MLKELFASFAVVALFVAIWALCQEWIRSWPRHVRMLGAGAYMGATAVAAMVMGVPLSNGAIFDLRAVAVGLAGLFAGPLAALVAGLMAAAYRLWLGGAGAYAGLVSIALGALAGWGAFLARRRLGHWRPALILFCGALTLLPMITYLLLPVQVQIEAGWAVVPLMLLNLAASTLSAIGIEMSRKRGWFTHLLKAAIRQAPDFIYVKDRQSRIVIANLGVAHISGSQRAEDLVGKTDFDLTSAERALRLYEEEQTILREGRQLSDVEETIVSNGVTRTFLTTKSPIRNLDGSIAGLVGFTKDLTDRVLLERQLRETQSELDTVLTGMSDGLARFDRDNRLVFSNANYQNLFPLTGHARQPGVLLGDILDTVISTGEQRLEGIDPEVWKQTVLDRTLAGGDEQVQMADGRRQVAADPLATARCRRHRGHRFRHDDPQTCRGTAHARGGAVQDTGQHRRPYRPAQPPRLR; from the coding sequence ATGCTCAAGGAACTCTTCGCCAGCTTCGCGGTGGTTGCCCTGTTCGTTGCGATCTGGGCCCTGTGTCAGGAATGGATCCGCAGCTGGCCGCGTCACGTCCGCATGCTCGGGGCCGGCGCCTATATGGGCGCAACGGCCGTTGCGGCGATGGTGATGGGCGTACCCCTCTCCAATGGAGCCATCTTTGACCTTCGGGCCGTGGCCGTCGGTCTGGCCGGTCTGTTTGCCGGCCCACTTGCTGCCCTGGTGGCCGGGCTCATGGCTGCCGCCTATAGACTATGGCTGGGCGGCGCGGGCGCCTATGCCGGCCTGGTATCGATCGCCCTCGGAGCCCTTGCCGGCTGGGGTGCATTCCTGGCGCGCCGTCGCCTGGGGCATTGGCGTCCGGCCCTTATCCTGTTTTGCGGCGCGCTGACCCTGCTGCCGATGATCACCTATCTCCTGCTGCCGGTGCAGGTTCAGATCGAAGCCGGCTGGGCCGTTGTGCCGTTGATGCTACTCAACCTCGCAGCATCGACCCTGTCCGCCATCGGCATCGAGATGAGCCGCAAGCGCGGCTGGTTCACGCACCTGCTCAAGGCTGCCATCCGGCAGGCGCCCGATTTCATCTATGTCAAGGATCGCCAGTCCCGCATTGTCATTGCCAATCTCGGCGTTGCCCACATTTCGGGGTCGCAGCGCGCCGAAGACCTCGTCGGCAAGACCGATTTCGACCTCACCAGCGCCGAGCGGGCGCTGCGCCTCTACGAAGAGGAGCAGACCATTCTGCGCGAGGGCCGGCAGCTGAGCGATGTGGAAGAAACCATTGTGTCGAACGGGGTGACACGGACATTCCTGACCACCAAATCCCCCATCCGCAATCTCGATGGCTCCATTGCCGGTCTTGTGGGCTTCACCAAGGACCTGACCGATCGGGTGCTGCTGGAGCGGCAATTGCGCGAAACCCAGAGCGAGCTGGACACTGTGCTGACCGGCATGTCGGACGGACTGGCCCGGTTTGACCGTGACAACCGGCTGGTCTTTTCCAATGCCAATTATCAGAACCTGTTTCCGCTCACCGGCCATGCGCGGCAGCCGGGTGTGCTGCTCGGGGATATTCTCGACACGGTCATCAGCACCGGCGAGCAGCGGCTGGAGGGCATCGACCCCGAAGTCTGGAAACAGACCGTCCTCGACCGGACGCTCGCGGGTGGCGACGAGCAGGTGCAGATGGCAGATGGCAGACGGCAGGTGGCTGCTGATCCGCTCGCAACCGCTCGATGTCGGCGGCACCGTGGTCATCGTTTCCGACATGACGACCCTCAAACATGCCGAGGAACAGCTCACGCGCGTGGCGGAGCAGTTCAAGACACTGGCCAGCACCGACGCCCTTACCGGCCTGCACAACCGCCGCGACTTCGATGA
- the serA gene encoding phosphoglycerate dehydrogenase, with amino-acid sequence MPKVLVSDKLSPTAVQIFKDNGVDVDYLPDLGKDKEKLLEVIGKYDGLAIRSATKVTEKILAAATNLKVIGRAGIGVDNVDIPAATKKGIIVMNTPFGNSITTAEHAIAMMFALARQLPEADASTRASKWEKNRFMGVEVTNKTLGLIGAGNIGSIVADRALGLKMKVVAFDPFLTPERAQTMGVEKVELDDLLARADFITIHTPLIDATRNILNAETLAKTKKGVRIVNCARGGLIDEAALYDALKSGQVAGAALDVFLVEPAENNPLFDLPNVICTPHLGASTTEAQENVALQVAEQISAYLMTGEITNALNFPSISAEEAPIITPWVKLSEALGSFAGQLTETAIMGIKIEFEGTPAGLNTRPMIAAAINGVLKPSLGDINMVSAPQIAKDRGITVETTTRDQQGAYEGYVRLTVTTERQTRGVAGTLFASGKSRIIQVKDINMEAELTPAMLYVTNEDKPGHIGRLGTILGQLGINIANFNLGRAEVGGDAIALVSIDGTLTDEQLGQIAKLDGVKQAKALKF; translated from the coding sequence ATGCCCAAAGTTCTCGTTTCCGACAAGCTCAGCCCCACCGCCGTCCAGATCTTCAAGGACAACGGCGTCGACGTCGACTACCTTCCCGATCTGGGCAAGGACAAGGAAAAGCTGCTCGAAGTCATTGGCAAATATGATGGTTTGGCGATCCGCTCGGCCACCAAGGTGACCGAAAAGATCCTCGCTGCCGCCACCAATCTCAAGGTGATCGGCCGTGCCGGCATCGGTGTCGACAATGTCGATATCCCCGCCGCCACAAAGAAGGGTATCATCGTGATGAATACCCCCTTCGGCAACTCGATCACCACCGCCGAACACGCCATTGCCATGATGTTCGCGCTGGCCCGTCAACTGCCGGAGGCGGACGCCTCGACCCGGGCTTCGAAGTGGGAAAAGAACCGCTTCATGGGCGTTGAAGTGACCAACAAGACCCTGGGCCTCATCGGCGCCGGCAATATCGGCTCGATCGTCGCCGACCGCGCCCTGGGGCTCAAGATGAAGGTTGTCGCCTTCGACCCCTTCCTCACGCCCGAACGCGCCCAGACCATGGGCGTTGAAAAGGTCGAACTCGACGACCTCCTGGCCCGGGCCGATTTCATCACCATCCACACCCCGCTGATCGACGCCACCCGCAATATTCTCAATGCCGAAACCCTGGCCAAGACCAAGAAGGGCGTGCGCATCGTCAACTGCGCCCGTGGCGGCCTGATCGACGAGGCGGCGCTTTACGACGCCCTCAAGTCGGGCCAGGTGGCAGGTGCGGCGCTGGACGTGTTCCTGGTCGAGCCGGCCGAAAACAATCCGCTGTTCGACCTGCCCAATGTCATCTGCACGCCCCATCTCGGCGCGTCCACGACCGAGGCGCAGGAGAATGTCGCCCTGCAGGTTGCCGAGCAGATTTCGGCGTACCTCATGACCGGCGAGATCACCAACGCGCTCAATTTCCCCTCGATCTCGGCCGAAGAGGCGCCGATCATCACCCCATGGGTGAAACTGTCGGAAGCGCTCGGCTCCTTTGCCGGGCAATTGACCGAAACCGCCATCATGGGCATCAAGATCGAGTTCGAGGGCACCCCGGCCGGTCTCAACACCCGCCCGATGATCGCAGCGGCCATCAATGGCGTGCTGAAGCCGTCCCTGGGCGACATTAACATGGTCTCGGCACCCCAGATCGCCAAGGATCGCGGCATCACCGTGGAAACCACCACCCGCGACCAGCAGGGCGCCTATGAAGGCTATGTGCGCCTGACCGTGACCACCGAGCGGCAGACCCGCGGCGTGGCGGGGACCCTGTTCGCCAGCGGCAAGTCGCGCATCATCCAGGTCAAGGACATCAACATGGAGGCCGAGCTGACCCCGGCCATGCTCTATGTGACCAACGAGGACAAGCCCGGCCATATCGGCCGTCTCGGCACCATCCTGGGCCAGCTCGGCATCAACATTGCCAACTTCAACCTCGGCCGGGCCGAGGTGGGTGGCGATGCCATTGCTCTGGTGTCCATCGACGGAACCCTGACCGACGAACAACTCGGCCAGATCGCCAAGCTCGACGGCGTCAAGCAGGCCAAGGCCCTCAAGTTCTGA
- a CDS encoding GGDEF domain-containing protein, giving the protein MTTLKHAEEQLTRVAEQFKTLASTDALTGLHNRRDFDEAWTREFTQARTGGRELSILVADIDHFKKYNDTYGHPAGDACLRQVASCIQLSSQRADDMAARYGGEEFVVILPRTDATGVAAIASRILWSVERLSIPHRESPTGHVSVSIGVATLGSGQYETAEAMLAAADSALYHAKQHGRGRVAAAAAE; this is encoded by the coding sequence ATGACGACCCTCAAACATGCCGAGGAACAGCTCACGCGCGTGGCGGAGCAGTTCAAGACACTGGCCAGCACCGACGCCCTTACCGGCCTGCACAACCGCCGCGACTTCGATGAGGCCTGGACCCGCGAGTTTACCCAGGCCCGGACAGGTGGCCGCGAACTCAGCATCCTTGTCGCCGACATCGATCATTTCAAGAAATACAACGACACCTATGGTCATCCCGCCGGTGACGCCTGCCTGCGCCAGGTCGCCAGCTGCATCCAGCTCAGTTCGCAGCGTGCCGACGACATGGCGGCCCGCTATGGCGGCGAAGAATTTGTCGTCATCCTGCCGCGGACCGATGCCACCGGCGTCGCGGCCATTGCCAGCCGCATCCTGTGGTCGGTCGAGCGCCTGTCCATCCCGCACCGGGAAAGCCCCACCGGTCATGTCAGCGTCAGTATCGGGGTGGCCACGCTTGGGTCGGGTCAATACGAAACAGCCGAAGCCATGCTGGCCGCCGCCGACAGCGCCCTCTACCACGCCAAGCAGCACGGGCGCGGACGCGTCGCCGCTGCTGCTGCCGAATAG